A portion of the Tenacibaculum todarodis genome contains these proteins:
- a CDS encoding Crp/Fnr family transcriptional regulator, whose product MSNCNQCIVRQFNSLKTLTKDELVRISSCKTTSIIKKGEVLFNEGEHINGVFCIKDGICKVSKMSDNGREQIIHLIKKGDLLGERSLINAEVSNLKATAVNDMEVCFIPKEEIINDLQKNPNFTMDILKNMALSLKNADNVIVDMAQKTVKQRLALTLIYLDEKFPKKDNNAIDINLTREDIANIIGTATESAIRLLSEFKKKKYIQLTGKDIFILDLNGLTKESQGF is encoded by the coding sequence ATGAGTAACTGTAACCAATGTATAGTTCGTCAATTTAACTCACTTAAAACGCTAACCAAAGATGAGCTAGTTAGAATTTCTAGTTGCAAGACTACTTCTATAATTAAAAAAGGCGAGGTTTTATTTAACGAAGGCGAACATATTAATGGTGTTTTCTGCATTAAAGATGGTATTTGCAAGGTTTCTAAAATGAGCGATAATGGTAGAGAGCAAATTATTCATTTAATTAAAAAGGGCGATTTATTAGGAGAACGTAGTTTAATTAATGCAGAAGTTTCCAACCTTAAAGCTACTGCTGTTAATGACATGGAAGTTTGTTTTATTCCTAAAGAGGAAATTATAAACGACTTACAAAAGAATCCAAACTTTACTATGGATATTTTAAAAAACATGGCGTTATCTCTTAAAAATGCAGATAATGTTATTGTAGACATGGCGCAGAAAACAGTTAAACAACGACTTGCCTTAACACTTATCTATTTAGATGAAAAATTCCCAAAAAAAGACAATAATGCTATTGACATTAACTTAACTAGAGAAGATATAGCCAATATTATTGGTACTGCAACAGAAAGTGCAATTCGATTACTGTCTGAATTTAAAAAGAAAAAATACATACAGTTAACGGGTAAAGATATTTTTATTCTTGACTTAAATGGTTTAACCAAAGAATCTCAAGGGTTTTAG
- a CDS encoding ATP-dependent Clp protease adaptor ClpS, with translation MKKINIHIKITKSSTKEKTQEEVDVLEKEVNQHQIVLHNDDVNTFDHVIDSLMDVCDHTLVQAEQCATLVHYKGKCTVKTGEFKDLEPRCSKLLQLGLSAELT, from the coding sequence ATGAAGAAAATTAATATTCATATAAAAATAACAAAGTCTAGCACAAAAGAGAAAACGCAAGAAGAGGTTGATGTACTCGAAAAAGAAGTAAATCAACATCAAATTGTATTGCATAATGATGATGTAAATACATTTGATCATGTTATAGATTCTTTAATGGATGTTTGTGATCACACTTTGGTACAAGCAGAACAATGTGCAACTTTGGTGCACTACAAAGGAAAGTGTACTGTAAAAACTGGTGAGTTTAAGGATTTAGAACCTAGATGTTCTAAATTATTACAGTTAGGTTTATCTGCAGAATTAACATAA
- the prmA gene encoding 50S ribosomal protein L11 methyltransferase, with product MDNIYIEYNFSVSPKEPGVEILIAELGNVGFESFVETEEGVTAYVQKNDWNSTILEPIFILSSEEFKIDYTKAEVAQTNWNAEWEKNFQPIEVDNLVSVRAPFHENPNLKYDIVIEPKMSFGTGHHETTHMMIQHLIDLDVENKKTLDMGCGTGILAIFAEMKGAKPIDAIDIDNWCYENSVENVARNKREHISVFEGDSSLLVDKKYDVIIANINRNILLNDMKTYTDCLNKEGVLLLSGFYKEDISTIDAEVSKYGLSLAKTIERNNWVALKYLSK from the coding sequence ATGGATAATATTTATATAGAGTACAATTTTTCAGTTTCGCCAAAAGAGCCTGGAGTAGAAATTTTAATTGCAGAATTAGGAAACGTGGGTTTTGAGAGTTTTGTAGAAACTGAAGAAGGTGTTACTGCTTACGTTCAAAAAAATGATTGGAATTCAACAATTCTAGAACCAATTTTTATTCTTTCTTCGGAAGAATTTAAAATTGACTACACTAAAGCTGAAGTTGCACAAACTAATTGGAATGCAGAATGGGAGAAGAATTTTCAACCAATTGAGGTAGATAATTTAGTTAGTGTTCGTGCTCCGTTTCATGAAAACCCAAATTTAAAATACGATATTGTAATAGAGCCAAAAATGAGTTTTGGAACTGGTCATCATGAAACAACCCACATGATGATTCAGCATTTAATTGATTTAGATGTTGAAAATAAAAAAACATTAGATATGGGTTGCGGAACTGGAATTTTAGCAATTTTTGCTGAAATGAAAGGAGCAAAACCTATTGATGCAATAGATATAGACAATTGGTGTTATGAAAATTCTGTAGAAAATGTAGCGCGTAATAAACGTGAACATATTTCAGTTTTTGAAGGAGATAGCTCTTTGTTAGTTGATAAAAAATACGATGTAATTATCGCAAACATTAACAGAAATATTTTATTAAATGACATGAAAACGTATACAGATTGTCTAAATAAAGAAGGTGTTTTATTGTTGAGCGGGTTTTATAAAGAGGATATTTCTACAATAGATGCAGAAGTTTCTAAATATGGGTTATCTTTAGCAAAAACAATAGAACGTAATAATTGGGTTGCTTTAAAATACCTAAGCAAATAA
- the tpiA gene encoding triose-phosphate isomerase, whose product MRTKIVAGNWKMNNDKDATKSLLKDLKKSVNNLPLKNTRVIVAPTFVNLSSAIKRTKKTEIEVVAQNMHQAKNGAFTGEISAEMLKSIGVETVILGHSERRTLFGETDAILAEKVDTALGNKMEIIFCFGELLADRKSENHFKVVESQLKKALFHLEAAAFKNIVLAYEPVWAIGTGETASPEQAQEMHAFIRKVLAEKYNQNTALAVSILYGGSVKPANAEEIFSKPDVDGGLIGGAALKAEDFTAIIKAI is encoded by the coding sequence ATGAGGACAAAAATAGTTGCAGGAAACTGGAAAATGAATAATGACAAAGATGCTACAAAGTCATTATTAAAGGATCTTAAAAAAAGTGTTAATAATTTACCTTTAAAAAACACAAGAGTTATTGTAGCTCCAACGTTTGTGAATTTATCTTCAGCAATAAAAAGAACAAAGAAAACTGAAATTGAAGTTGTTGCTCAAAATATGCATCAAGCAAAAAATGGTGCTTTTACAGGAGAAATTTCTGCTGAAATGCTAAAAAGTATTGGTGTAGAAACGGTTATTTTAGGACATTCAGAAAGAAGAACGCTTTTTGGTGAAACAGATGCTATTCTTGCCGAAAAAGTAGATACTGCACTTGGAAATAAAATGGAAATTATTTTTTGTTTTGGAGAATTGTTAGCCGATAGAAAATCAGAAAATCATTTTAAAGTAGTAGAAAGTCAACTTAAAAAAGCACTTTTTCATTTAGAAGCAGCTGCTTTTAAAAACATAGTTTTAGCATACGAACCTGTTTGGGCAATTGGAACAGGAGAAACCGCAAGTCCAGAACAAGCACAAGAAATGCATGCTTTTATTAGAAAAGTATTGGCAGAAAAATACAATCAAAATACAGCTTTAGCCGTTTCTATTTTATACGGAGGTAGTGTAAAACCAGCAAATGCAGAGGAAATTTTTTCTAAACCAGATGTAGATGGAGGTTTAATTGGTGGAGCAGCTTTAAAGGCTGAGGATTTTACAGCAATTATTAAAGCAATTTAA
- a CDS encoding TlpA family protein disulfide reductase, giving the protein MKKLIVLITLVFSSCNFETPTQFSEKANKDILYSLEDTPQTFKEVIDQYKGKKVLIDVWASWCADCVKGLPTVKELQTAFPEVVFLFLSVDKKSNSWKNGVRRFNIEGEHYNLPRGMKDGDFVDFLNANWIPRYVVVDEVGNISLFKATKASDKRIVKALENNTESI; this is encoded by the coding sequence ATGAAAAAACTTATCGTATTAATTACACTTGTTTTTTCAAGTTGTAATTTTGAAACTCCAACACAATTTTCTGAAAAAGCAAATAAAGATATTCTCTATTCTTTAGAAGATACACCACAAACTTTTAAAGAAGTAATAGATCAATATAAAGGCAAAAAGGTCTTAATAGACGTTTGGGCATCTTGGTGTGCAGATTGTGTAAAGGGTTTACCAACCGTAAAAGAATTGCAAACAGCATTTCCAGAAGTGGTCTTTTTATTTCTTTCGGTTGATAAAAAAAGTAACTCTTGGAAAAACGGAGTTAGACGTTTTAATATTGAAGGAGAACATTACAATTTACCAAGAGGAATGAAAGATGGTGATTTTGTAGACTTCTTAAATGCTAATTGGATTCCGCGTTATGTAGTAGTTGATGAAGTTGGAAATATTTCTTTATTTAAAGCCACTAAAGCTTCTGATAAAAGAATTGTAAAGGCTTTGGAAAACAATACAGAATCGATTTAG
- a CDS encoding ABC transporter permease, which yields MIRYFLNKIFYGFLTLFGVVTVIFFLFNILPGDPARMLMGQREDTAQLQNIRKKYGFDKPVFTQYLYYLNDVSPLSFHSKDKENYTFLSEGKYTHQQLFSAGNTNVVLKYPYLRESFQKNGKSVSSVISETLPNTAVLAVFAIVIAIFFGIILGVFSALYKDTFFDRVIAVISTLGMSVPSFFSAILFAWFFGFVLHKYTNLEMTGSLYEVDNFGEGSYIQWKNLILPAIVLGIRPLAVVIQLMRNSLLEILNQDYVRTAKAKGLTLYQVVKKHALKNALNPVVTAISGWFASMLAGAVFVEYIFNWNGLGKEIVNALNTLDLPVIMGSVLVIATLFIIINILVDFIYSWLDPRIRLN from the coding sequence ATGATACGTTACTTTCTTAATAAAATTTTCTACGGATTTTTAACACTTTTTGGTGTGGTAACCGTCATTTTCTTTTTGTTTAATATTTTGCCAGGAGATCCTGCAAGAATGTTAATGGGACAACGAGAAGACACAGCACAGTTACAAAACATCAGGAAAAAGTATGGTTTCGATAAACCTGTTTTTACGCAATATTTATATTATTTAAATGATGTTTCTCCACTTTCTTTTCATAGTAAAGACAAAGAAAATTACACTTTTTTATCCGAAGGGAAATATACACATCAACAACTATTTTCGGCAGGAAATACAAATGTGGTTTTAAAATATCCATATTTAAGAGAATCATTTCAAAAAAACGGAAAAAGTGTTTCGTCAGTTATATCAGAAACATTACCAAATACAGCAGTTTTAGCCGTTTTTGCAATTGTTATTGCTATCTTTTTCGGAATAATTTTAGGCGTTTTTTCCGCCTTGTATAAAGATACTTTTTTCGATAGAGTTATAGCTGTTATAAGTACATTAGGAATGAGCGTTCCGTCGTTTTTCTCGGCAATACTGTTTGCTTGGTTCTTCGGATTTGTCTTGCACAAATACACCAATTTAGAAATGACAGGAAGCTTATACGAAGTAGATAATTTTGGAGAAGGAAGCTATATTCAATGGAAAAACTTGATTTTACCAGCAATCGTGTTAGGAATTAGACCATTAGCGGTTGTAATTCAATTAATGCGAAATTCTTTGTTAGAAATATTAAATCAAGATTATGTAAGAACTGCAAAAGCAAAAGGACTAACCTTATACCAAGTGGTGAAAAAACATGCACTTAAAAATGCATTAAATCCTGTTGTTACTGCAATTTCTGGTTGGTTTGCATCCATGTTAGCTGGAGCTGTATTTGTTGAATATATTTTTAACTGGAACGGTTTAGGTAAAGAAATTGTAAATGCATTAAACACCTTAGATTTACCCGTAATTATGGGAAGTGTTTTGGTAATTGCCACGTTGTTTATAATAATTAATATTCTGGTTGACTTTATTTATAGTTGGCTAGATCCAAGAATTAGATTGAATTAA
- the pyrF gene encoding orotidine-5'-phosphate decarboxylase, with amino-acid sequence MTTKQLVAQIIKKKSFLCIGLDVDLAKIPPHLLQEEDPIFAFNKAIIDATHHLCVAYKPNTAFYEAYGIKGWKSLEKTINYLNEKHPEIFTIADAKRGDIGNTSTMYAKAFFEDLAFDSVTVAPYMGKDSVEPFLAFENKHTIMLALTSNEGAFDFQTKTVDGKELYKQVLETSKSWKNSENLMYVVGATKAEYFAEIRKIIPTSFLLVPGVGAQGGNLQDVCKYGLSENIGLLINSSRGIIYASKDENFANSAAEKAKELQTQMEVILNN; translated from the coding sequence ATGACAACAAAACAACTCGTAGCGCAAATTATCAAAAAGAAATCTTTCTTATGTATTGGTTTAGATGTAGATTTAGCTAAAATTCCGCCACATTTATTACAAGAAGAAGACCCAATCTTCGCCTTTAACAAAGCAATTATTGATGCAACTCATCATTTATGTGTTGCCTACAAACCCAACACGGCTTTTTATGAAGCTTATGGAATAAAAGGTTGGAAATCTTTAGAAAAAACCATTAATTACTTAAACGAAAAGCATCCTGAAATTTTTACAATTGCTGATGCTAAACGTGGCGATATTGGTAATACTTCAACAATGTATGCAAAAGCTTTTTTTGAAGATTTAGCATTTGATTCTGTTACCGTTGCGCCTTATATGGGAAAAGATTCTGTTGAACCTTTTTTAGCTTTTGAAAACAAACACACTATTATGTTAGCCTTAACTTCTAACGAAGGTGCTTTTGATTTTCAAACAAAGACAGTTGATGGAAAAGAGCTATACAAACAAGTTTTAGAGACTTCTAAATCTTGGAAAAATAGCGAAAACTTAATGTATGTTGTTGGTGCTACAAAAGCTGAATATTTTGCTGAAATTAGAAAAATAATTCCGACTTCTTTTTTATTAGTTCCTGGAGTTGGCGCACAAGGCGGTAATTTACAAGATGTTTGTAAATACGGTTTATCTGAAAATATTGGTTTGCTAATTAATTCTTCTCGTGGAATTATTTACGCTTCTAAAGATGAAAATTTTGCCAATTCTGCTGCCGAAAAAGCAAAGGAATTGCAAACTCAAATGGAAGTTATTCTTAACAATTAA
- a CDS encoding ABC transporter substrate-binding protein encodes MKTYQDQIGNVLGLKKTPLRIVSLVPSQTELLVDLGLKDSIVGITKFCIHPSSLRKEKTIVGGTKTINTEKIKTLQPDIILCNKEENTKEIVEACLKIAPTHVSDIFTIDDVIELINQYGEIFDCVSKSSEILDDLTNKLTNFQQFIKGEKTIKVAYFIWKNPWMVAGNTTFINHLLELNNFENVFRDKERYPEVDITKRSSVDAILLSSEPYPFKEKHILELQKKLPNVKVILVDGEMFSWYGSRLLKAFEYFKTLRNSI; translated from the coding sequence ATGAAAACCTATCAAGATCAAATTGGAAATGTATTGGGGTTAAAAAAAACTCCTCTAAGAATTGTTTCTTTAGTGCCAAGTCAGACTGAATTATTGGTTGATTTAGGTTTAAAAGATTCCATTGTTGGTATTACAAAATTTTGCATTCATCCATCTTCATTAAGAAAAGAAAAAACGATTGTTGGTGGGACAAAAACCATCAATACTGAAAAAATAAAAACTTTACAACCAGATATTATTCTTTGCAATAAAGAAGAAAATACAAAAGAAATTGTTGAAGCTTGCCTTAAAATTGCGCCAACACATGTTTCTGATATTTTTACGATTGATGATGTAATAGAACTCATCAATCAGTATGGAGAAATTTTTGACTGTGTTTCTAAATCTTCAGAAATTTTGGATGATTTAACTAATAAACTAACCAATTTTCAGCAATTTATAAAAGGTGAAAAAACGATAAAAGTTGCTTATTTTATTTGGAAAAACCCATGGATGGTTGCCGGAAATACTACTTTCATCAATCATTTATTGGAATTAAATAATTTTGAGAATGTTTTTAGAGACAAAGAACGCTATCCTGAAGTTGACATAACAAAACGATCTTCTGTTGATGCTATTTTATTATCGTCCGAACCTTATCCTTTTAAAGAAAAGCACATTTTAGAATTACAAAAAAAACTACCTAACGTAAAAGTTATACTTGTTGATGGAGAAATGTTTTCTTGGTACGGAAGTAGACTTTTAAAAGCTTTTGAATATTTTAAAACGCTAAGAAATAGCATTTGA
- a CDS encoding Lacal_2735 family protein translates to MSRLNQLKRYRKHLEERYNKLVERANDYKYVDEGKSDRSAFKAMKVLEKLNRIKYLDQEISNAIS, encoded by the coding sequence ATGTCAAGACTAAATCAACTTAAAAGATATCGAAAGCACTTAGAAGAACGCTACAATAAATTGGTAGAAAGAGCTAATGATTATAAATATGTTGATGAAGGTAAAAGTGATAGATCTGCTTTTAAAGCTATGAAGGTTTTAGAAAAATTAAACAGAATTAAGTATTTAGATCAAGAAATTTCAAATGCTATTTCTTAG
- a CDS encoding DUF4197 domain-containing protein gives MIKKVVLLLVVISFSGCAELQKVVSQLPTGGVLTQEQIGGGLRQALDNGISNQVSKLTSENGFYKNDLVKILLPEELQTVDNALRKIGLSNLADEGIKVLNRAAEDAVKTATPIFVSAVKDITFADAKNILLGEQNAATSYLQGKTESALFSSFSPVIKNSFDKVGADKIWANLINKYNTIPFVNKVNPDLTNYVTTEALKGVFTMIAVEEKGIREKVGLRNTALLKQVFALQD, from the coding sequence ATGATTAAAAAAGTAGTACTATTATTAGTTGTAATTAGTTTTTCTGGTTGTGCAGAATTACAAAAAGTAGTGAGCCAATTACCAACAGGAGGCGTTTTAACGCAAGAGCAAATTGGTGGAGGTTTAAGACAAGCATTAGACAATGGAATAAGCAATCAAGTGTCTAAATTAACATCAGAAAACGGGTTTTATAAAAATGATTTGGTTAAGATTTTATTACCAGAGGAATTACAAACAGTAGATAATGCCTTACGTAAAATAGGTTTAAGTAATTTAGCTGACGAAGGAATAAAAGTTTTAAATAGAGCAGCTGAAGACGCAGTAAAAACAGCAACTCCAATTTTTGTAAGTGCTGTAAAAGACATCACATTTGCAGATGCTAAAAATATTCTTTTAGGGGAGCAAAATGCAGCAACTTCTTACTTACAAGGAAAAACCGAAAGTGCATTGTTTAGTAGCTTTTCACCAGTAATTAAAAATTCTTTTGACAAAGTAGGAGCAGATAAAATTTGGGCAAACTTAATTAATAAGTATAATACTATTCCTTTTGTGAATAAGGTAAATCCAGATTTAACAAATTATGTTACTACTGAGGCATTAAAAGGTGTTTTTACAATGATTGCTGTTGAAGAGAAAGGAATTAGAGAAAAAGTAGGGTTACGTAATACAGCTTTATTAAAGCAAGTATTTGCATTACAAGATTAA
- a CDS encoding DUF5522 domain-containing protein has translation MRNKILKPEPHEYYENEQGYRVFKENYHLRRGYCCKSGCKHCPYGYDKKTDGFKK, from the coding sequence ATGAGAAATAAAATTTTAAAACCAGAACCTCACGAGTATTATGAAAACGAGCAAGGTTACCGAGTTTTTAAAGAAAATTACCATTTAAGAAGAGGTTATTGTTGTAAAAGCGGATGTAAACATTGCCCTTACGGTTATGATAAAAAAACTGACGGTTTCAAAAAATAA
- a CDS encoding DUF4136 domain-containing protein, which yields MKLKNLLFLPLIALLVTSCSSVRVTTDYDTKANFNKYKTFAFYKTGIDKATISDLDKKRIMRAIEAELTAKGMTKSQNPDVLVSLFTKSRERVNVNSNNAGWGYGYGFGWNPWMYGGMNNNVNVSQHTEGTLFIDIIDGKKKELVWQGIGSGALRTKNVEKKEARIKEFVAEIMAKYPPGADKK from the coding sequence ATGAAACTTAAAAACTTACTTTTTTTACCACTAATTGCACTTTTAGTTACTTCATGTAGTTCTGTAAGAGTAACAACTGATTATGATACCAAAGCAAATTTTAATAAATATAAAACATTTGCATTTTATAAAACAGGCATTGATAAAGCAACGATTTCTGACTTAGATAAGAAACGTATTATGCGTGCTATTGAAGCTGAATTAACGGCTAAAGGAATGACCAAATCTCAAAATCCAGATGTTTTAGTAAGTCTTTTTACTAAAAGTAGAGAACGTGTAAATGTAAATAGCAACAACGCAGGTTGGGGTTATGGATACGGTTTTGGTTGGAATCCATGGATGTATGGCGGAATGAATAATAACGTTAATGTTTCGCAACATACGGAGGGAACCTTGTTCATTGATATTATTGATGGTAAAAAGAAGGAATTAGTGTGGCAAGGAATTGGTTCAGGAGCTTTAAGAACTAAAAATGTAGAAAAGAAAGAAGCTCGCATTAAGGAATTTGTTGCCGAAATTATGGCAAAATATCCTCCAGGAGCTGATAAAAAATAA
- a CDS encoding urocanate hydratase gives MTFKEQIQQGIPAVLPVKKVYDLAINHAPKRKDILSAEEKKLALKNALRYFEAKHHAELLPEFAEELEKYGRIYMYRFRPDYEMKARDIAEYPGKSVQAKSIMLMIQNNLDYAVAQHPHELITYGGNGAVFQNWAQYLLTMQYLSEMTDKQTLTMYSGHPMGLFPSNKNAPRVVVTNGMVIPNYSQPDDWEKMNALGVSQYGQMTAGSYMYIGPQGIVHGTTITVLNGFRKIKKAPKGGLFVTAGLGGMSGAQPKAGNIAGCITVCAEVNPKITQVRLDQGWIDEKIIDLDELVTRVNSAKENKETVSIAYLGNIVEVWEKFDEANVYIDLGSDQTSLHNPWAGGYYPVDISFEDANSMMAENPELFKEKVQETLRRHAKAINKHTDKGTYFFDYGNAFLLEASRAGADVMNPNPTIGREFKYPSYVQDIMGPMCFDYGFGPFRWVCASGKPEDLAKTDAIACEVLEKIKENSPKEIQQQMADNIQWIKGAQENKLVVGSQARILYADAEGRMKIAKAFNKAIKKGEIGHVVLGRDHHDVSGTDSPYRETSNIYDGSQFTADMAIQNVIGDSFRGATWVSIHNGGGVGWGEVINGGFGMLLDGSKEASKRLKSMLFWDVNNGISRRSWARNSEAVFAIKRAMKSEKKLKVTLPNFVDDALLKNF, from the coding sequence ATGACATTTAAAGAGCAAATACAACAAGGAATTCCAGCTGTTTTACCAGTAAAAAAAGTGTATGATTTAGCTATAAATCACGCACCAAAGAGAAAAGATATTTTATCTGCTGAAGAAAAAAAATTAGCCCTTAAAAATGCATTACGTTATTTTGAAGCAAAACATCATGCAGAATTATTACCAGAATTTGCTGAAGAATTAGAAAAATACGGAAGAATTTATATGTATCGATTTCGTCCAGATTATGAGATGAAAGCAAGAGATATTGCAGAATATCCAGGGAAATCTGTGCAAGCAAAATCTATTATGTTGATGATTCAGAATAATTTAGATTATGCTGTGGCGCAACATCCACATGAGTTGATAACTTATGGAGGAAACGGAGCTGTTTTTCAGAATTGGGCACAATATTTATTAACGATGCAATATTTATCAGAAATGACAGATAAGCAAACGTTAACAATGTATTCTGGTCATCCAATGGGATTATTTCCATCAAACAAAAATGCACCAAGAGTTGTGGTTACTAACGGAATGGTAATTCCTAATTATTCTCAACCAGACGATTGGGAAAAAATGAATGCTTTAGGTGTTTCTCAATATGGACAAATGACTGCGGGAAGTTATATGTACATTGGTCCACAAGGAATTGTGCACGGAACCACAATTACGGTTTTAAACGGATTCAGAAAAATAAAGAAAGCACCTAAAGGAGGTTTATTTGTAACGGCTGGTTTAGGCGGAATGTCAGGAGCGCAACCAAAGGCAGGAAACATTGCGGGTTGTATTACGGTTTGTGCTGAGGTAAACCCGAAGATTACACAAGTTCGTTTAGATCAAGGTTGGATTGATGAAAAAATAATCGATTTAGATGAATTGGTTACTCGAGTAAATTCAGCTAAAGAAAATAAAGAAACGGTTTCCATTGCTTATTTGGGTAACATTGTAGAAGTCTGGGAAAAGTTTGATGAAGCAAATGTTTATATAGATTTAGGTTCAGATCAAACATCTTTACACAATCCTTGGGCTGGAGGTTATTATCCAGTTGATATTTCGTTTGAAGATGCCAATAGTATGATGGCGGAAAATCCTGAGTTATTCAAAGAAAAAGTTCAAGAAACATTAAGAAGACACGCAAAAGCAATAAATAAACATACTGATAAAGGAACATATTTTTTCGATTATGGAAATGCTTTTTTATTAGAAGCAAGTAGAGCAGGAGCAGATGTTATGAATCCGAATCCAACTATAGGAAGAGAATTTAAATATCCATCTTATGTACAAGATATTATGGGGCCAATGTGTTTCGATTATGGTTTTGGGCCATTTAGATGGGTTTGTGCTTCGGGAAAGCCTGAAGATTTAGCAAAAACGGATGCAATTGCCTGTGAAGTCTTAGAGAAAATAAAAGAGAATTCGCCAAAAGAAATTCAGCAACAAATGGCCGATAATATTCAATGGATAAAAGGCGCACAAGAAAATAAATTAGTAGTGGGCTCACAAGCAAGAATATTGTATGCAGATGCAGAAGGAAGAATGAAAATTGCGAAAGCATTTAATAAAGCGATAAAAAAAGGGGAAATTGGTCACGTAGTTTTAGGAAGAGATCATCATGATGTTTCTGGTACTGATTCGCCTTATAGAGAAACTTCAAATATTTATGATGGCTCTCAATTTACAGCTGATATGGCAATTCAAAATGTAATTGGCGATAGTTTTAGAGGCGCAACTTGGGTTTCAATTCACAATGGAGGCGGCGTTGGTTGGGGAGAAGTTATAAACGGAGGTTTTGGCATGCTTCTTGATGGTTCTAAGGAAGCATCAAAGCGCTTAAAATCAATGCTTTTTTGGGATGTAAATAACGGAATCTCAAGAAGAAGTTGGGCAAGAAACAGTGAGGCTGTTTTTGCAATTAAAAGAGCAATGAAATCGGAGAAGAAACTAAAAGTTACACTTCCTAATTTTGTAGATGATGCTTTATTAAAAAACTTTTAA